The following coding sequences are from one Ammospiza nelsoni isolate bAmmNel1 chromosome 5, bAmmNel1.pri, whole genome shotgun sequence window:
- the HBP1 gene encoding HMG box-containing protein 1 isoform X1: MATGSSDTLDHPNMVWEVKTNQMPNAVQKLLLVVDKRSSGMNESLELLKCNENLPSSPGYASCDEHMELDDLPELQAVQTDSTPPALFQLGADVSHQECSRPSWSQHTSNSNPENAYSCENGVNWLTELANIATSPQSPLMQCAFYNRSSPVRIIATSKSLHSYARPPPGSSNSDPNFSKNDVDETPLRHERANSESESGIFCMSSLSDDDDLGWCHSWPSTVWHCFLKGSRLCFHKGRNKEWQDVEEFARSESCGKEENLPASPYKDYGSNGLKLISHEESISCGESVLKLTFDPGTVEDGLLTVECRLDHPFYVKNKGWSSFYPSLTVVQHGIPCCEMHLGDLCLPPGHPDAINFDDSGVFDTFKSYDFTPMDSSAVYVLSSMARQRRASLSSAGANNQDAERSECSSKNCASAASSHLPSNPLYSKAGKSHTSGTASTVSATSPNKCKRPMNAFMLFAKKYRVEYTQMYPGKDNRAISVILGDRWKKMKNEERRMYTLEAKALAEEQKRLNPDCWKRKRTNSGSQQH; this comes from the exons ATGGCGACGGGTTCG TCAGATACTTTGGACCATCCTAACATGGTGTGGGAAGTGAAGACAAATCAAATGCCTAATGCAGTTCAGAAACTCCTTCTGGTAGTGGACAAGAGATCTTCAGGGATGAACGAGTCACTGGAGTTGCTGAAGTGTAATGAAAACCTGCCCTCTTCTCCTGGATATGCATCCTGTGATGAGCACATGGAACTTG ATGATCTTCCTGAATTACAGGCTGTGCAGACAGATTCTACCCCACCTGCACTTTTTCAGCTTGGTGCTGATGTTTCACATCAGGAATGTTCAAGGCCTTCATGGAGCCAACATACCTCAAACAGCAATCCAGAAAATGCTTATTCTTGTGAGAATGGGGTGAACTGGTTGACAGAATTAGCAAACATAGCCACAAGTCCTCAGAGTCCTTTGATGCAGTGTGCTTTTTATAACAG ATCATCTCCTGTTCGCATAATAGCAACAAGCAAAAGTTTACATTCCTATGCACGTCCTCCACCAGGATCTTCAAACAGTGATCCTAACTTCTCCAAGAATGATGTGGATGAAACACCACTCAGACATGAAAGG gcAAATAGTGAATCAGAATCTGGCATTTTCTGCATGTCATCACTTTCAGATGATGATGATTTAGGATGGTGCCATTCCTGGCCCTCAACTGTGTGGCATTGTTTTCTGAAAG GCTCTCGCCTGTGCTTTCATAAAGGACGCAATAAAGAATGGCAGGATGTTGAAGAATTTGCAAGATCTGAAAGCtgtggaaaagaggaaaatctcCCAGCCAGTCCTTACAAG GACTATGGTTCCAATGGTTTGAAGTTGATTTCTCATGAAGAAAGCATTTCCTGTGGTGAGTCAGTGCTGAAGCTGACTTTTGATCCTGGCACAGTGGAGGATGGCTTGCTTACTGTAGAATGCAGACTCGATCATCcattttatgttaaaaataaag GTTGGTCATCTTTTTATCCAAGCTTGACTGTGGTACAGCATGGCATTCcatgctgtgaaatgcatcttgGAGATCTGTGTCTACCTCCTGGACACCCTGATGCCATTAACTTTGATGATTCAGGTGTTTTTGATACATTTAAAAG TTACGATTTCACCCCGATGGACTCCTCTGCAGTGTATGTGCTCAGCAGCATGGCTCGCCAGCGCCGCGCTTCGCTCTCCTCTGCGGGAGCAAACAATCAAGATGCTGAGAGATCAGAATGCAGTAGTAAAAACTGTGCCTCTGCTGCATCGTCACATCTTCCCTCCAATCCTTTGTACAGCAAAGCTGGCAAAAGCCACACCTCAGGGACTGCAAGTACTGTGAGTGCCACTTCTCCAAACAAGTGCAAAAGACCAATGAATGCCTTCATGCTTTTTGCCAAAAAATACAGAGTTGAATACACTCAGATGTATCCAGGGAAAGACAACAG AGCCATAAGTGTGATACTTGGAGACAggtggaagaaaatgaaaaatgaggaaagaagGATGTACACACTAGAAGCCAAGGCcttggcagaggagcagaagcGTTTAAATCCTGACTGTTGGAAAAGAAAACGAACGAATTCT gGCTCACAACAGCATTAA
- the HBP1 gene encoding HMG box-containing protein 1 isoform X2 — protein MVWEVKTNQMPNAVQKLLLVVDKRSSGMNESLELLKCNENLPSSPGYASCDEHMELDDLPELQAVQTDSTPPALFQLGADVSHQECSRPSWSQHTSNSNPENAYSCENGVNWLTELANIATSPQSPLMQCAFYNRSSPVRIIATSKSLHSYARPPPGSSNSDPNFSKNDVDETPLRHERANSESESGIFCMSSLSDDDDLGWCHSWPSTVWHCFLKGSRLCFHKGRNKEWQDVEEFARSESCGKEENLPASPYKDYGSNGLKLISHEESISCGESVLKLTFDPGTVEDGLLTVECRLDHPFYVKNKGWSSFYPSLTVVQHGIPCCEMHLGDLCLPPGHPDAINFDDSGVFDTFKSYDFTPMDSSAVYVLSSMARQRRASLSSAGANNQDAERSECSSKNCASAASSHLPSNPLYSKAGKSHTSGTASTVSATSPNKCKRPMNAFMLFAKKYRVEYTQMYPGKDNRAISVILGDRWKKMKNEERRMYTLEAKALAEEQKRLNPDCWKRKRTNSGSQQH, from the exons ATGGTGTGGGAAGTGAAGACAAATCAAATGCCTAATGCAGTTCAGAAACTCCTTCTGGTAGTGGACAAGAGATCTTCAGGGATGAACGAGTCACTGGAGTTGCTGAAGTGTAATGAAAACCTGCCCTCTTCTCCTGGATATGCATCCTGTGATGAGCACATGGAACTTG ATGATCTTCCTGAATTACAGGCTGTGCAGACAGATTCTACCCCACCTGCACTTTTTCAGCTTGGTGCTGATGTTTCACATCAGGAATGTTCAAGGCCTTCATGGAGCCAACATACCTCAAACAGCAATCCAGAAAATGCTTATTCTTGTGAGAATGGGGTGAACTGGTTGACAGAATTAGCAAACATAGCCACAAGTCCTCAGAGTCCTTTGATGCAGTGTGCTTTTTATAACAG ATCATCTCCTGTTCGCATAATAGCAACAAGCAAAAGTTTACATTCCTATGCACGTCCTCCACCAGGATCTTCAAACAGTGATCCTAACTTCTCCAAGAATGATGTGGATGAAACACCACTCAGACATGAAAGG gcAAATAGTGAATCAGAATCTGGCATTTTCTGCATGTCATCACTTTCAGATGATGATGATTTAGGATGGTGCCATTCCTGGCCCTCAACTGTGTGGCATTGTTTTCTGAAAG GCTCTCGCCTGTGCTTTCATAAAGGACGCAATAAAGAATGGCAGGATGTTGAAGAATTTGCAAGATCTGAAAGCtgtggaaaagaggaaaatctcCCAGCCAGTCCTTACAAG GACTATGGTTCCAATGGTTTGAAGTTGATTTCTCATGAAGAAAGCATTTCCTGTGGTGAGTCAGTGCTGAAGCTGACTTTTGATCCTGGCACAGTGGAGGATGGCTTGCTTACTGTAGAATGCAGACTCGATCATCcattttatgttaaaaataaag GTTGGTCATCTTTTTATCCAAGCTTGACTGTGGTACAGCATGGCATTCcatgctgtgaaatgcatcttgGAGATCTGTGTCTACCTCCTGGACACCCTGATGCCATTAACTTTGATGATTCAGGTGTTTTTGATACATTTAAAAG TTACGATTTCACCCCGATGGACTCCTCTGCAGTGTATGTGCTCAGCAGCATGGCTCGCCAGCGCCGCGCTTCGCTCTCCTCTGCGGGAGCAAACAATCAAGATGCTGAGAGATCAGAATGCAGTAGTAAAAACTGTGCCTCTGCTGCATCGTCACATCTTCCCTCCAATCCTTTGTACAGCAAAGCTGGCAAAAGCCACACCTCAGGGACTGCAAGTACTGTGAGTGCCACTTCTCCAAACAAGTGCAAAAGACCAATGAATGCCTTCATGCTTTTTGCCAAAAAATACAGAGTTGAATACACTCAGATGTATCCAGGGAAAGACAACAG AGCCATAAGTGTGATACTTGGAGACAggtggaagaaaatgaaaaatgaggaaagaagGATGTACACACTAGAAGCCAAGGCcttggcagaggagcagaagcGTTTAAATCCTGACTGTTGGAAAAGAAAACGAACGAATTCT gGCTCACAACAGCATTAA